In one window of Ferrovum sp. PN-J185 DNA:
- a CDS encoding [protein-PII] uridylyltransferase → MINIDIKTIRQHLLEQREKLKTQYYQKPNPNWLLNKWTGVVDDVLTKIWKEFDFNDKISLIAVGGYGRAELFPFSDIDLLILIDKELSTECLTKIESLIGLFWDIGLEVGHSVRTLDECLEVAQEDITIATTLIDSRLVIGQPNHLEGLRKGLFHTLDLNQFILGKIKEQKDRHHKHNDTAFNLEPHIKESPGGIRDLHTIIWLSWGAGYGNTWQDLVTAGILFEQEITKIKSLIKYLANLRIRLHYLAKRREDRLLFDYQNQLANELGFKDKENHRASEMMMQQYYQTAKSVLLINTIIIEQVKAQFSKTQETEKQQRLSDHFIRQDDLLGTTPENLFSTQPDLIFDGFLMLQKYPKLRGFTPTAIRDLWRAQKLIDHQFRINPHNQEVFMDILRQPLRTAEVLKRMNYFGILGRYIPSFGKIEGQMQHDLFHVYTVDEHILRVLTNLRRFAVPQYDHEFPFCSILMRQFDRVDLLYIAALFHDIAKGRGGDHSLLGCEDAQEFCTTHGLSKYDTNFVSWLVESHLRMSSVAQKQDLSDPEVIEKFALSVKDKRHLTALYLLTVADVRGTSPKVWNAWKAKLLEDLYRLTERYFDGHQTDIDTEIEEKKQRVLNTLKHYGLLDSSQIKLWRIVDPFYFQRYDEKEITWHARSLQGVIDSTKPIVKARLSPLGEGIQVLIYSPDQTALFARICGYFEKISYTIQEAKIHTSLNGYALDTFQIVHKSEENDHYRHVIKRIEEELQTRLIQQSSLEEPLNSRISRHLQHFPIEVMVHFGDRERHHDRSLTIVAGDRPGLLYRIARVLVGHRINLKSARINTLGERVEDVFILDDTGLEQTGQRENIRNELIQALS, encoded by the coding sequence ATGATCAACATTGATATAAAAACAATTCGTCAACATTTACTTGAACAACGAGAAAAATTAAAAACTCAGTATTACCAAAAACCCAATCCAAATTGGTTACTCAATAAGTGGACGGGGGTTGTTGATGATGTATTAACCAAAATATGGAAAGAGTTTGATTTTAATGACAAAATCAGTCTCATTGCTGTTGGTGGCTATGGGAGAGCGGAGTTATTTCCTTTCTCAGATATAGATTTACTAATATTAATTGATAAAGAGTTATCAACTGAATGCTTAACAAAAATTGAGTCATTAATTGGGTTATTCTGGGATATTGGTCTTGAAGTTGGGCATAGCGTAAGAACCCTTGATGAATGTCTTGAAGTAGCACAAGAAGATATTACTATTGCAACAACCCTTATTGATTCGCGTTTGGTTATTGGTCAACCAAACCACTTGGAAGGACTGAGAAAAGGTTTGTTCCATACTTTGGATTTAAATCAATTTATCCTAGGTAAAATTAAAGAGCAAAAAGATCGTCATCACAAACACAATGATACCGCTTTTAATTTAGAGCCTCATATAAAAGAAAGTCCAGGAGGGATTAGAGATCTGCACACCATTATTTGGTTGTCTTGGGGTGCAGGGTATGGCAATACGTGGCAAGACTTAGTCACAGCAGGTATTTTATTTGAACAAGAAATAACCAAAATAAAATCTTTAATTAAATATCTTGCAAACTTACGAATACGTTTACATTATCTTGCTAAAAGACGTGAAGACAGATTGCTGTTTGATTATCAAAACCAATTAGCAAATGAATTAGGATTTAAAGACAAAGAAAATCATCGCGCAAGCGAAATGATGATGCAGCAATACTATCAAACAGCTAAGTCGGTCTTATTAATTAACACTATTATTATTGAACAAGTCAAAGCGCAATTTTCCAAAACGCAAGAAACAGAAAAACAACAACGACTTTCTGATCATTTTATTCGCCAAGATGACTTACTCGGAACCACACCAGAAAACTTATTCAGTACTCAGCCTGATTTGATTTTTGACGGTTTTTTAATGCTACAAAAGTATCCCAAATTAAGAGGGTTTACTCCAACAGCTATTCGTGATTTGTGGCGTGCGCAAAAGTTAATTGATCACCAATTTCGTATAAACCCTCACAATCAAGAGGTGTTTATGGACATACTTAGGCAACCACTAAGGACTGCTGAAGTATTAAAAAGAATGAATTATTTCGGGATTTTAGGGCGCTATATCCCCTCCTTCGGTAAAATCGAAGGGCAAATGCAACATGACTTATTTCATGTTTACACAGTTGATGAACACATTCTGCGGGTATTAACTAACTTAAGACGATTCGCAGTACCTCAGTATGATCATGAGTTTCCATTTTGTTCAATTTTAATGCGTCAATTTGATCGTGTTGATCTACTCTATATTGCTGCTCTATTTCATGATATTGCCAAAGGCAGAGGTGGAGACCATTCTCTTCTAGGCTGTGAGGATGCACAAGAATTTTGTACTACGCATGGTTTATCAAAATACGATACAAACTTTGTATCTTGGTTGGTTGAGAGCCATTTACGTATGTCTTCCGTAGCGCAAAAACAAGATTTATCTGATCCTGAAGTCATTGAGAAATTTGCTTTAAGCGTAAAAGACAAACGACATTTAACTGCCTTGTATCTACTTACAGTAGCAGATGTTAGGGGAACCAGCCCTAAAGTATGGAATGCATGGAAAGCCAAATTACTAGAAGACTTATATCGACTCACTGAACGTTACTTTGATGGCCATCAAACTGATATTGATACCGAGATTGAAGAGAAAAAGCAACGTGTTCTAAATACCTTAAAGCATTACGGGTTATTAGATTCATCACAAATTAAATTATGGCGGATAGTGGATCCGTTTTATTTCCAACGCTATGATGAAAAAGAGATCACTTGGCACGCAAGATCGCTACAAGGAGTTATTGACTCTACTAAACCCATTGTCAAAGCAAGACTTTCCCCTCTTGGAGAGGGTATTCAGGTTCTCATTTACTCCCCTGATCAAACAGCTTTATTTGCAAGAATTTGTGGTTATTTTGAAAAAATCTCTTACACCATTCAAGAGGCAAAAATTCATACTTCGCTTAATGGTTATGCTTTAGATACATTTCAAATAGTTCATAAAAGTGAAGAGAATGATCATTACCGTCATGTAATTAAACGTATTGAAGAAGAATTGCAAACTAGGTTAATCCAACAATCCTCTCTAGAAGAACCGCTGAACTCTAGAATATCAAGACATTTGCAACATTTCCCCATAGAAGTGATGGTTCATTTTGGTGATAGAGAAAGACACCATGATCGCTCACTCACTATCGTTGCTGGAGATCGTCCTGGACTATTGTATAGAATTGCGCGTGTATTAGTTGGTCATCGTATCAATTTAAAGAGTGCACGTATCAATACATTAGGAGAACGTGTTGAGGACGTATTTATTTTGGACGACACTGGTCTTGAACAAACGGGACAACGTGAAAATATCCGCAATGAACTAATACAGGCCTTATCATAA
- the map gene encoding type I methionyl aminopeptidase, which produces MKIHIKNTQEIAAMRVAGRLASEVLDFITPYVKPGVTTEELDRLCHDYMVNIQQTIPAPLNYCPPGYTPYPKSICTSVNHQVCHGIPGSKTLKNGDIVNLDITVIKDGFHGDTSRMFVVGEGSKQATRLCQITFESMWIGIEQVKPEAFLGDIGFAIQSYAENAGYSVVREFCGHGIGKEFHEDPQVLHYGRKGTGIKLRPGMIFTIEPMINAGKKEIRQLADGWTIVTADHSLSAQWEHTVLVTETGYEVLTQSEGCPSRPTL; this is translated from the coding sequence ATGAAAATTCATATTAAAAATACACAAGAAATCGCAGCAATGCGTGTTGCTGGGCGCTTAGCCAGCGAAGTCCTTGATTTTATTACCCCTTATGTTAAACCGGGCGTTACTACAGAAGAGCTTGATAGGTTATGCCATGACTACATGGTAAATATTCAACAGACTATTCCAGCGCCACTTAATTATTGCCCTCCGGGTTACACACCTTATCCAAAATCGATTTGTACTTCGGTTAACCACCAAGTCTGTCATGGTATTCCAGGTAGTAAAACTCTTAAAAATGGCGATATTGTTAATCTTGATATTACCGTGATTAAGGATGGCTTCCACGGAGATACCAGTAGAATGTTTGTGGTTGGTGAAGGTAGTAAACAAGCAACAAGACTCTGCCAAATCACGTTTGAATCTATGTGGATTGGTATTGAACAAGTTAAGCCTGAGGCCTTTTTAGGTGACATAGGTTTTGCTATTCAGTCCTATGCAGAAAATGCAGGTTATAGTGTTGTTAGGGAGTTTTGCGGACATGGTATTGGTAAAGAATTTCATGAGGACCCCCAAGTTTTACACTATGGAAGGAAAGGAACTGGTATAAAACTTCGTCCTGGTATGATTTTCACCATTGAACCAATGATTAACGCAGGCAAGAAAGAAATTAGACAATTAGCTGACGGTTGGACTATTGTTACTGCCGATCACAGTTTGTCTGCACAGTGGGAACACACGGTTCTTGTCACTGAAACAGGTTATGAAGTATTGACACAATCTGAAGGATGTCCATCTCGTCCTACATTATGA
- the rpsB gene encoding 30S ribosomal protein S2, translated as MSVTMRQMLEAGVHFGHQTRFWNPKMAPYIFGHRNKIHIINLEKTLPMYQEAMKFIRQVANNKGTVLFVGTKRQAREIVREEALRSNSPFVDHRWLGGMLTNFKTVKQSIKRLNELTTMTTDGTLEKLPKKEALNYQRELEKLERSLGGFKDMQGIPDAMFVIDVGYQKNAIVEARKLGIPIIGVVDTNNSTEGVDYVIPGNDDSTRAIRLYARGVADAILEGRSASISEIVKGEEYEEVVEPTQE; from the coding sequence ATGTCAGTTACAATGCGTCAAATGTTAGAAGCTGGTGTTCACTTTGGGCATCAAACCCGTTTTTGGAATCCCAAGATGGCCCCTTACATCTTTGGTCATCGTAATAAAATCCATATTATTAATTTAGAAAAAACGTTGCCGATGTACCAAGAAGCCATGAAGTTTATCCGTCAGGTGGCAAATAACAAAGGTACCGTTTTGTTTGTTGGAACTAAACGTCAAGCAAGAGAAATCGTTCGCGAAGAGGCTTTACGCAGCAACTCGCCGTTCGTTGATCACCGTTGGCTTGGTGGTATGTTAACCAATTTTAAAACTGTTAAACAGTCAATTAAACGTCTCAACGAATTAACAACAATGACAACCGATGGTACTTTAGAAAAGTTACCAAAAAAAGAAGCATTGAACTATCAACGTGAATTGGAAAAATTGGAACGCAGTCTTGGTGGTTTCAAAGACATGCAAGGTATTCCTGATGCTATGTTTGTAATCGACGTGGGTTACCAGAAAAATGCTATTGTTGAAGCTCGTAAGTTAGGTATTCCAATTATCGGTGTGGTTGATACCAATAACTCTACCGAAGGGGTTGACTACGTGATTCCTGGTAATGATGACTCAACGCGTGCTATTCGTTTGTATGCTCGTGGTGTTGCTGATGCTATCTTGGAAGGTCGTTCTGCAAGTATTTCCGAAATCGTCAAAGGCGAAGAGTACGAAGAAGTTGTTGAGCCTACACAAGAGTAA